ATATGGCGTGTTACGTGTACATGTGTCTAGAGTttgaaatttagttttttttttctcaatttcttTCTTCTTGAAATACATCACATTATGTGTTCTCCTATGGATAATTGCTTCATCCATGTATAAATGGCAAGAAATAAAAGAGTAAGTTTAAATAGGGCCAacaaaaaacaaactaaattgagTTTAAATTTCACCCAAATTTATTTCTACGAAATTTAAATTTATCAGGAATTAAGTTCAATTCTAACTTCAAAATTTACAAACTTCGTTTCccgtaatttttatttttgttcttttcaaaTGTCGAACGCTGATGGTGTCCATGGCTAACTCGTGTGTGGCTGCGACGGTTGCACCAAGATTGTGAGGATAAGGAGAGCTTTGCTCCAGTCTAACCAGGCTGAACTGCCACGCTCacacccttctcctcctcctctgctatctgctgctgctgctgaaaaaTTCTCTCGAATCGATCGCCCGATGGTGGTGGCCATCGCTACCGAAGCGTGGGCGCTCGCCGgatgcggcgcggcggccaagtcggcggccgcggcggcgcaggaggcgccggtgcagctgcagcagcataGTCTTTCTGCAGCCAGGGCCAAGAAACCGATTTCGTtcagagcggtggcggcggcggcggtcagtAGCCAATGCCACCAAGAAcggcgcgccgtcgtcgtcgggagACGCAGCGGCATGGCGTCCtgcctgctcgccgccgtcgctgcctccCTCTCCGGCGCCGGTGAAGCGCGGGCCGCGGTCCTGGAGGCCGACGACGACATCGAGCTCCTGGAGCGCGTCAAGGAGGACAGGAAGAAGCGGCTCCAGAAGCAGGGCGTCATCAGCTCCTCTGGCACCGAGACAGGTCGGCTCATCATACATCAGAGCAATTTCATCTAGCTAATTTCTTCAATGATTATCGATTAATCTCTCTTGTGCTTGTTAATTGCACTCTAGTTTTAATTACAAGCCACAGGGTACTTGCAGGATCTCATCTACAAGCTGAGCAAGGTAGGGCAAGCCAT
The Oryza sativa Japonica Group chromosome 6, ASM3414082v1 DNA segment above includes these coding regions:
- the LOC4342001 gene encoding thylakoid lumenal 16.5 kDa protein, chloroplastic; the encoded protein is MVVAIATEAWALAGCGAAAKSAAAAAQEAPVQLQQHSLSAARAKKPISFRAVAAAAVSSQCHQERRAVVVGRRSGMASCLLAAVAASLSGAGEARAAVLEADDDIELLERVKEDRKKRLQKQGVISSSGTETGYLQDLIYKLSKVGQAIDKNDLPAASSVLGPNSDAQWVQNINVAFTKFSSSPEEKNMVDSFNSSLASLITSVNKSDVDSSKSAFVSSATTLEKWIASAGLSGQLKGF